The Fervidobacterium pennivorans DNA segment AAAATATTCCCGTGACAAAAGATGGAGAAGACTTGATTGTAAACTTTAATCCGAAGTTCTTAAATGAAGCAATAAAACACATTGATGAAAAAGAAGTAGAATTCAATTTCGTAGATAACCTTAGCCCACTTCAAATCAACCCAAGAAATGTAGAAGGATACATGTACATAGTCCTTCCTGTGAGAGCATAATTTTTTAAAGAAAGAAGGAGGTAACTTTGAGGCGAGGTTTTACTCTCATTGAGTTACTCATAGTTATGTCGATTATCGCTGCGTTGATGTCAGTTGCAACACCTTTAGGTTTGAATGCTATAGCACAAGCGAAGGCAACAAATGTTGCCGCGAATTTTCGCACACTCCAACAAGCATTAGTACAAATGATAACGTTAGAACCAAATCCTCCAAAAAATCCAGATGCAGACATTCTGCAGTACCTTTACGAGCAAAAATATATATCAACAAAGCCTTTAGGATTCGAAGTTCGGTACAACGAAGAGAGAAAAGCTTACATAATAAAGTACACTCAGAGCGACATTGATCCACTCAAAGTTAAGAACGTATACAGCTCTATAGAAATCGATGACGCTACAGGACAGCTTGTTCTCTACGTGCCGCTACCATAAGCATTTGAAGGTGAATATATGATTAAATTTGAAAATATATCGCACCAGTTTAAAGATAAAAAGGCTCTTGAGAACATAAATGGAATCATAGACGACGGAGAGGTAGTTGCAATCATCGGTGAAAACGGCAGTGGAAAAAGTACACTGCTTAATGTTGTTGCTACGTTTATAAAACCTTCGAGTGGTAAGTTAATCTACAACGATATGAATGTGTTTGAAAGAAAAGAAAATATTGAAAAATTTAGAGAACTCATCTCTTACGTATCTGAAAAAAGCACTTTTATACCAGAGCTCACTCTCAGGGACAATCTATTATATTTCAAGTCTGTTTTTAGTTCGCAAAGATGCATACACGATATAGCCATGCACGTGAAGATAGATAATCTATTAGACGAAAATCCGAACAAACTTTCAAAAGGCCAAAAACAGAGGTTCGCATTGGCGATCAGTTTGCTTAAAGATGCCAAAATCATACTTTTGGATGAACCGGCGGAAGGACTCGATATCGAAACCAAACAGATTGTGAAAGATTTGGTCAAAGAATTCAAAGAAAAAAGTTGCATAGTCTTTTATGTTACACACGATGAAGATGAATTGGAAGAAGTGTGCGATAAAATCATCGCTTTGAAAGACGGAAAAATCAAGTTTTTCGGGACCGTTGACGAGTTTTGGAAAACCTATGAAAAGTTTTATTCGGTAACCTTCGAACCGCCTGAGAATCCCGGTAAGAAATTGACTCGTATCATGAACATAGATGAGCTGAAAATAGCACAAGAAAAGGTTCGGGTATTGCACATAAGGAATTTGGGATTGAGAGAGATTATTAACATAACTGAAAATGTGGATGTGGAACATGAAGCCACTCAACAGAGGTGAAAAAGATGAGAATGGAAGGTAAATTGGCAACACTGAGACCCATTGAAGTAACTGATGCCAAGAAATTCGTAGAACTTATCAATGATGAAAGAACAAAAGATTATCTCAGTGGCGTTTTTCCAATAAACGAATTCATGGAGGAAGAATGGATAAAAAAGAACGCCATTACCCATAACGCTGTGAATTTTGCAATAGAAGTGGGAGGCTATCTTGTCGGCTCAACAGGGCTGATGGCAATTGATTGGGTTGCGCGAAGTGCAGAGTATGGAATAGCAATCTTCGACCCTGCTTATTGGGACAAAGGAATCGGAACGGAAGTTACACACATGATGTTGAGATATGCTTTTGAATACCTGAATTTAAACAGAGTTTGGCTCCGAGTTTTTGAAAATAACCAGAGAGCTATAAGGGTGTATGAAAAGTGTGGATTTATTCAGGAAGGTAGAATGAGACAGGCTAGGTACTTGAAGGGGCAGTATATAGATGTAATAATCATGGGGATTCTTTCCGATGAGTACTGGAGAATGAAATCGGAATTTTGAAAGGCTCTTTAGTCTCTGCTTTGTGGAAAAAATTTAGGTTTTGTGATATAATGATTTATGATAGGAGTCAACTATGTAAAATTAAATTTTGAGTAGAAGACGAAAATGTATGATCGATGTTGAATTTCTCGCGCTTTTTCATCATAGCAAATATCGTCCTTAGCAATTTGTGCGCTACACTCATCATCGCTTTTTTGTATACTAACCCTTGCGCTCGTTTTCTTTGAAAATATGCTTTAAAATATTCGTTGTGTCTCACTACATTCACACTCATCAGCCAAATTATTCGTCTCAGGTGGGCATTGCCCCTTTTGGATATGCGGCTTTCTCCTTTGTGTTTGCCTGATTCATCTACGCTTGGGTCAAGCCCACAATAGGCAATTAGTTTTTTGTGTGTGCTAAATCTTGAAATATCGCCAACTTCGGCAAGAAAATACAGTGCGCTATTTTCACCAATTCCGTCAATTGACGTGAGTATTTCAACATCTTGATTAAGCGAAGCACATTTGCAATATTCTTTGAGCATCTCATCAAACTCATTAAGTTGCTGTTGTAAAAATCGAAGTTCCTTGATAGTTTGAATAAGAATCTTCTCTTTCACTGGCCAATACTGAGCGATGGAGTTGTTAGCAAGCTCTTTAAGAGTTTCTGGGGTAAGTTTTAACTTTCTACCGATTGTTTTTGAAAAGAAAACACGTAGAGAATCAATGGAGGCTTTTTGGATAGCTTTAGCAGAAGGGAAAGAAGAAAGCAAATCCAAGATAGCATCATTGTAGATGTTGGTCACTTTTTCAAGTTCAGGGAAGAGGAGAGAAAGAAGCTTTTCGATGTCGTTTTTGACTCTTGAGATTTGATGAGTGATGCTTTCCTTTTTCCTTGCAATATCCCGAAAATCTGAGTTGAGGAAAGAAGAAGTAGGAAGAAGATGATGGGTATAGAAGACGGTAAGAGCAATAGAGCGAGCATCGATTTTGTCAGTTTTAGTTTTCCTAAGCCCAACGGGAAGAGATTTGTTAACAAGCAAAGGATTAAGAACGACACAAGAGAAATCATTGAGAGAGAGGAAAGAAAGAAGGTTAAGATGGTAACAGCCAGTAGACTCCATAGCGATAAGGACAGAAGACTTAGGGAAAACGGAGAGCTTTTGAACAAAGGAGGAAAACCCTTGTTTGGACATATCGAAAGCAGATTCGAAGATGATAGAATTAGGATTTTGGATAGCACAGGCGTTGAACTTATGCTTGGAGATGTCAATACCGACAAAGATGGAGAAGTTTTGAGACATACTAAAACCTCCTTTCGATTGATAAGGTTAAAAGGCGAGGGCAGGGGCCTGCTGAACCAAACCTCCGGGGTGACGAGGGTTAAAAACCCAACCAACTTATCATGGTTAAAGGCAGGCGACAGACTCCTGTAATGGCTTGAAAGCCAAGGGACACTAAGTCGTCCTGCCCTGCCTATTTTTTGACTAAAATATTTATACCATACTTTTACGTAGGAGGTGAAAAAATGTTCTGGTATGACCCAACATTCATAATTTTAGTGCCAGCTCTTCTTTTATCTTTGTGGGCATCTATAACCGTTCAGTCACGGTTTGCTCAATATTCTCGAGTCAGATCTAGAATAGGAATGACAGGAGTCGAACTTGCCAGGTTCATCCTCGACTCAGCTGGACTTTACAATGTGAGTATAGAGAGAATTCAGGGTTCGTTAACAGACCACTATGACCCGCGGGAAAAAGTTGTAAGGCTCTCACAAGCAACATATAGTAGTGATTCTATTGCCGCACTTGGCGTTGTAGCGCACGAAATTGGACACGCTATACAAGACGCAAAAGGATATGTTCCACTTGTTATAAGAAATGCTATTGCACCTGTTGCTCAATTTTCTTCAAATCTTGCTTGGGTATTTTTCATAATAGGGATTGTTACCGGTGCCTTTGATCTGGCAAAGTTTGGAATAATACTTTTCTCAATAGCTGTTTTCTTCACTATAGCTACACTTCCTGTCGAATTTAACGCAAGTAGAAGAGCACTGCAGATTCTTGAAAAAAATTTGATGATGCCTGTTGATGAACTTAAGGGTGTTAAAGCTGTGCTCTCTGCAGCTGCAATGACCTATGTTGCTGCTATGCTTATGGCCGTTTTGCAACTCATAAGGATGATATTGATAGCAAGAAGAGATTAAAAACCATCAAAATTAACAATCAAGAAGCCACCTCAATAGCGAGGTGGCTTTTTTTATTTCTCGTTCAGCTGTTTAAGAACCTTTACTAGTATGTCGTAAAGTTCGGAAAATCCTGGAAAATATTCATTGAATATTTCTCCTTCCTGTTTTACAACTTCCCAATCTCCTCGCTTTACAGGACCAGTGAGTGCATCTTTTAAATTCTTAGAAGCTATGTTTTGACTAACGCTCTCAAAGAGTTTTGAGATAACCTTTCTTGAGAGTTCTTCTGAAAAACCAATGTCTGTGTAAAGCTTTTGGGAAAGATAAGCCAAAGCTACTGGGAAGTTGCTTGCGATAACTGCTGCCAAATGATATTCAGCTTTCTTTTCCTTAGGGATTAAAACATACTGCCCACCAAGAAGCTCAATTAAGTATTTCGCTATTTGGAGTCCTCTTTCCATTCCTTCAATACCAAACACAACGTCTTTAAAGTTATACCTTTCATTCGAAACTGCACAGTTCGGATGCATAGAAGCAGGAGACCAGCATTCCGGTAATATATCAGAAGGCAAAAATCCACTGAAATGGATAGCCACTACGTTTTTGTCAACTTTCTTTTCAATCAGCTTGCAAACATCGGGCAAAGCAGAATCGCTAACACCAAGTAAGATAGCTCCACTAAGTAGAAAGTCATCCTTGTATGTTTTTGCTTCTGCACCTATTTCTTTTGCTAAATTCTCCGCTTTACCTTTGTCACGTGATATAACATAACCAAATTTTACCTTTCCAAAGAGGTTCCTTGCTATTGAAGATGAAACATGACCAACACCTATTATGTTAATCTTAATCTCGCAAAGCTCAGAAATACTTCCGCTTAGTGGCATAATTTAAGATTTCTCCCCAACACGTGAGTGCTTTTGGCAAAATTTTGCAATCACATCCCTTACAACTTCTGAAACTTGTACAGCGTCTGTCAAATTCTGATTCGATAGAATTTCAACAATACCTTTGTTTATAATCACTTCTGCATGTTTCTTTATACGTCGCTTAGCCCTCTCATTTATTTCTCCTGTGTCTTTCAATTTAATTTTGTGGTTCTCGATTTCTCTGTGAAGTTCTTCAATTCCCTTCCCTGAAGTTGCAACCGTTAGTACTATCGGTTTTGAAGACTCAGAAAACTGGAGAACCATCTCGAGGTTTACTTTAAGTATGTGCGCACCTTCCAGGTCTGACTTGTTAATGACAAATATGTCGGCTATCTCCATAATACCAGCTTTCATAAGCTGTATTTCATCACCAGCAGCTGGGGAAAGGACTAATACAACCGTATCAGCAACATAAGCTATATCAACTTCGCTTTGGCCAGCACCTACGGTCTCGATAATAATGTAATCAAACCCGTAGAGTTTGTAAAGGGTAATTACTCCAAAGACAGCATCATTTAGTCCTCCAACGTTCCCTCGACTGCCCATGCTTCTGATAAAAACATTATCATCGGTAAAATGTCTCTTCATTCTTATACGGTCACCCAGAAGTGCTCCTCCTGTGAACGGGCTCGAAGGGTCTACGGCTATTATCCCAACTTCTTTGCCTTCTGACCTTAGTTTGACAACATAAGCATCTGTTAATGTGCTTTTCCCAGCGCCTGGACTGCCTGTGAAGCCGACTATGTGTGAACTGTTTTTAGTCAGCGTATCTTTGTATTTTTCTTCAATATGAAAAATGAGCTCGGGGTTGTTTTCTATAAGCGTGATAGCCCTTGCAAGAGCAAGCTGGTTCTTTTCATTTATTCTTTCCGCCAAAGATAAGATGGTTTCAATTTCGCTGTTAACAAAATCTTTCCATTTTTTCTCCATTTATCAAGCTACTCCTTGTCCAACAACTTCTTGAACTTTCTTCACAATTTCTGATATTGGGGTGCCAGGTCCAAAGACGGCAGCAATTCCCATTTTTAAAAGTTGTTCTGCATCGTCTGGAGGGATGATCCCGCCTACGAAAACTGGTACATGGAAGTTGTACTGCTCCATCAACTCTAAAACCTTTCTGCATATGCTCATATGCGCACCTGATAGTATCGACAAGCCTATTACATCAACATCCTCCTGAATAGCCGCTTTGACTATTTCTTCGGGTGTTTGACGTAAGCCTGTATAAATTACCTCCATACCCGCATCTCTTAAACCTCTTGCAACAACTTTTGCGCCTCTGTCATGACCATCAAGACCCGGTTTGGCTATGAGGACGCGGATTTTCTTATCCATATCCCATCTCCCCTTTCTGCAAAAGAAATCCGCAATATTTTGATTTTTAACTGTCCTTTTTTATTTTAGCATGAGCGGTGATAATTTCAAACTCGTTTGTCTTTAGGACTAGTCCTTTTCAAAAGCTGTGAAATCGAAAAAATGAGAATTACTTTTCTTTTTAGAAATTTGCCAATACAAAGCGATATTTAAGCTATTTTTCCTTGTCTCATAATTCATGTACATATTTCTACCGCAAATGTTCAACAGTGTCACTTTATTAATAGCCCGTAAAAATTAACGTAAATAATATTTAAGTATTGTCACGATGTAAATTAAAATACTAAGAGTATAATATTTTGACGCATGTAAAACGTAACTCATGTGAAAAGGGGTACTATTTCATTATTATTCCATCCAGTGATAGTTTGTAGTTGTTACACATCAGGCGTTGGGGGAGTGGTGGCACTTGATCCGGCTTTTGGGGGATTTTTACATTGACGAACTTCCTGATTGTAAGCTCTCAAAAAGTGAGCTTATAGTTTTTTCTTATCTTATTGTAAAAAGACAGGCGTGGTTAACAGAGGTCCTCAACATTCTTGAAGCTAGTGATTCTTATGATGAATCATATGTTAGGAAAATATTAAAAAACTTAGATAGAAAATTGAACGGCTACTTTAAGGTTGATTTGTTAAAACATTCAAAGATTATCATAGAGCACTCTATTAATGCTGACATTAACATCCTTCAATCACAGATCGAAGCACTTAATACGAGAAAGCAAGAATTCCAAGAAGCTGTTACACAAATCTTGGAACTTTACAAGGGAGATTTTTTACCTTTTCTGGACAACCCATGGATAGTTTCTTTCAGAAATCTTTTGAGGTCTCTTGTTTTCTCTGTGTTTTCGAAAGCTTATTTTAACCCTGAAATTCCTGGTCAAATAAAGATTAGGCTTTTAAGGATTTTACCGGAATTTTATTTATCAGCAGTGAATTCCGCTGTTTTTAAGTTGATATCTGAAGGATTTGAATTTTCTATAGCTGATAGTGTTTTCGATTTTTCGGAAGGTTTGACTGTTGTTAAATTAAAAGTCAAAGAACCAGAGATTCTAAATCAGATACTCTCTAAAGGCAAGAAAGCTTCCATACTTAGTGACACTGAAATTCTTCTTTTAGTTGAATCGGAAGCAGCAAAAGAACTTCTTACTGTTCGCAGCGTTAAATAACCAATTAAGAGTGTCGAGGAATCAAAAAAAGACAACAGAGGTGAGAACGTGCTTTATATCAAATTTTTCGGAGATTGGAAAGTCTATAAAGATGGAAATGAGTTTAATGATTTCACTTCAAAAAAAGCTTTAAAGCTTTTGTTTTACATTCTGCTTTCTAATAGAAGTAAGGTTTCTGTCGAAGAGCTTTCGAGAACTTTCTGGCCCGGTTACGGCCCTGATTATTTTAAAAAGAATTTGAATGCCCAACTTTACTATATCAGAAAAGATTTAGAAATTCCTTACAATTATTTGAGGAACGAGAGAGGCTATGTATTTATTGACCTCAGCTACTTTCCGAGTGATTACAGCGAGTTTATGAAAGCTATCGATAACGCTGATGCAAAAAGAGCTTCAGAATTATATACAGGTTTGTTACTTGATGGTCTTGAAGATGATTGGGTGAGAAAACACCGGGTTAGGTGTCAAAGACTTTACGAGGAGCTTCTCAAGGTAAGTTCTAAGACTGAAACGGAAAATTCAAAAGTGACTGTTTCATCGATTTTGAAAGCTAAGATATTGCTGGAACATCAAAAAGCTACCCGTGAGAAGTATTTTATACCGATTGAATTAAAAAAGGGCTATGTTAAAGAAATCAGGGTTCGAAAAGGAGATATAGTCCTTGATTTAGGCGATAAACTTTTTTTGATACTTGAGCGGGGTAAAAAAAGCTCAGAAGAAGTAGTTTTTGGTTTCGCTAAAAGGCTAGGATTAGACCTAAGTTACGTGGTCTTTCTTTCAGAGGAAGATGTTCTGAATCAAATCGATTCAAATATCGCGTAAGGAGATGGTGGAATGGTTAAGAAGTTTGGTGGTTTTATTTTTGTGTTTTTTCTAGTAAAACTTGTATTCGCATTAGAAATATCCCCCAGCCTAATATATCAAATTGATACTTCGAAATATCAATTTACATATGACTTCCTTATAAAAAACGACATTCCTGCTGAGTCGCAAATAACAATAGAAGTTATAGACTTTATAACTGACGGCAGAAGCTATTCATTTGACGACCCTGATTATAAATACAGTCTCAAAAAATACGTTCAAGTTACTGACAAGTCTTTCATCTTGGCGGTCAATGAACAAAAGTCAATCAAGGTTGAGTTCAACGTTCCACAAAATTTCCCCGGTGCAACAGGTGTTTTCGCTCTCAAGATAACGCAAGAAAGTGTCTCAGGAGGAAGGATACAGGTTAGGTTGAATTATATTGTGCCGTTCTTTGTAAGGTTCACGAATATACCTGTGTATCAGTCCTTAGTTATCAATGATATATCCGTCAAAGACCTTCTGACTGAACCTGATGAAAAATACGGTGACTACGGTTCAATAATAACGTTGGAAATCGAGAACAAAGGTAACATTGCCTTCATACCAAAAGGGAGCATCCAAATCTCATCCAGAACTCTTAGAGCGATTATTGCAGAACTTCCCCTAGATTCCTTTGACTTTGTAGTCTTTCCTGAAAGAAAAACTTTTTACTCAATATTTGTACCGTACATTCTACCTTCAGGAACTATTGATGTTTTGCTCACCGGAAAATCTTACGGGCAGGATTTTAGTATAAGTGGGGCAAAAGAATTGAAGACAGAGAACCAGTTCCTACTTATCCAAACAGCGCCAGATATAGTCTTGTTTTCGGACAATACTAAGAGTGTTACACAGAGTCTGGTTTTAAAAAACCTCTCACCCTACAAAGAAACGTTGCAAGCTAGTATTTCCGAAAATTTTATCTCATTCTTACCAAAGAAATTTACAGTCTACCCATATAGAGAAGTCACCGTTAACATTAAAAATAACCTCAAAGATTTTAACTTCACAGGTGACAAGATATATTTGATTGAGCTCTCTATAGACTCGGGACGAAATATCAGAAATGTCTCGCCAAGTTATGTGGTACTACGTGGAAAGAGCATAACTCCATCATTAAAAGCCTCTCTTAACTCTTCTCAAACAAATTCCATACTCAGTGTTCAGAATACCGGAGACTGTCTTTTGCAGTTCAATGTTCTTTACAATAACCGAATGCTTAACGAAACACCCATAACAATATTTCCAGGGCAGGCGATAAATTTGGATCTCGAAAGGGTTGTTAGGGGAAATCTTTTGAAAATAGAATATTTTCCATACGGAGACCAAAAGAAATACATCTTCGATGACTTTTGATAAATTCTTGTTTTGACAGATTGGGGGAACATAAATGAACAGGGGGTTTATATTGCTTTCTTTGTTAATCTTTTTTGCAACTAGGATTTTAGCAATCGAAATATCATTTTTCAATACAAATCTTAAAGATGCACTCAATATGCTTTCTGTAGATACAGGTGCTGTAATTATATATGAACCTTCAATAAGCGGTGCCATTAGTATACAAGTCGAGGCAGAATCTCTCGAAAAAGTTTTAGATCTTTTGTTAATGCCTTACAGCTACTATTGGACAAAAGTGGATGGTGTATATTTCGTAGGAAATTCAAATCCTAACTCCAGCGGTTTTACAAACGTTGCAAGAACCTATCAAATTCCTCTGAGATACAACTCCGCAGAAACAATTATGAAATCCCTTCCTAAGGCTTTCCAAGATTATATTCTCAACCCTGTCAACCAGAATAGCCTACTTGTCTATGCCCCTCCACCGTTAGTTTCAAAAATAGCGTCCTCCATCTCCCAAATAGACTTACCAAGTAGAGGTGAAGAAGTGTACGTAAAAATAATAGATGTGAGCGAGCGCTTTCTGAATTCATATCTAATTGACGTTGGAATACAACCTTCCGTTGCTGGTACAAGCTATATGCTAAACTTTTTTCAAATACCAGTTCTCAGCACAAATCTCTATTTCATTTTGAATCTATCAAATTCTAATATCGACGTTACCGATTTAGAAGTGCTCTATGAAGGAAGGATTAAAGCATTTGACAGCGCTCAAAGTAAGTTATCAGCTCAACGCAACTTCACAACCACGAGGTATGTAGATGGGAAATTAACAAGTGTAACGACTCAAGCTAACGTAGAACTTTCAATTGTTCCCAGATTTTTGTACAACAACTGCGTGCTAGATTTATCAATCAGAATAGAAGGCTTCCCCTCTGTCAATGAAATGAATACTGAAACCCGTGGGACTTCTTTACAAACTACTTTAAGCGTAGAATACAACAAACCTTACGTTGTCGGTATATTTAGTTACGAAAGAGTTGTTCAGAAGGAAGGTGGTGTCAGCTTTTTAAAAGATTTACCCATTATCGGTTGGCTTTTTAAGAGGTTTTATAACGAATCTGAAAAGCGATACATTGTTTTCCTATTGTCCATAGGTTCAGACTTAGGAAAAAATAACTTGGTTGGTGATTCGAAATGAGGACTATTAAATTGACCATTTTAATTGTTTTTACCTTTTTTGTAATTTTTGATGCCACTGTTCTTGCTTTAACTGCTAATTTTTCAAATATACCTCTTTCTGAATTTTTGAATTACATATCATCTCAAGAAAAATTGAATTTTGTTTATCCATCCAAGCTGGGAAACGTACCAATCTCAGTTGACCTTCAAAATGTAGATGTCGAAACTGCCTTGAGAATGGTTTTATTACCGCTAAGATTTGACTATGAAAAGGTCAGTAACGATACTTATTTGATAATTGACCTCTCTTCCTATGCTCACATGCCAAATTATGTATCAGTATACGAACCACGTTACACAGACCCTAAAACATTAAGAGTAATACTTCAAAAGATTGGAATTGAGAGTTTTCTTTTGAATGGCAAACTGGTCTACTACACAAGCACTAAAAATCAGCTATCACAAGTGGCTGATTTATTAGCCAATCTCGATGTAACTGAAAGTATTTCTTCGCACATGCTTTTGGTCAAATTTAGCTACTTTTCATTATCTGAATTCCACTTGTTGAAAGAAATTTCAGCGGAAGATTTCGGAAAAATACTTTTCAAAGAAAAATACAAAAGCCTTTTACAGGATACACATTATGTTTTGTTTAACTATTCTTCTGAAAAACAAAACTCTAATCTTGAAGAATTTTCGGCAAGAGAACCATCACATGAATCTATCCCAGAGTCGATTCTAGCAAAGTTCGAATTTAACGAACATGATATTAAGGTAAAGCTTGAACTTTTAAGAAAAAATGAGAGTACCATCTTGAAGGTTTTAAACGACCTCACGGAATCTGAGTTACCACTTTCTGAAATAACGGATGGAGAAAACTTAAATGAAACTTTTGAAAATGTCGTGTTTTTAAAGTCAGGTAACTTCGTTGTTGGCATACAAGCTTACAAAATCGATGCTCGTTCTTTATTAATCAATGAAAATACAATATCCATGATTTCTAATAAGGATTTTAGAAAAGTTCAGAGTAACGTTTTACAAAATTCATTTGAAGTTACGATCAACGCATCCGTTACGGAAGTAACCATAGCAAACGAAAATAAAAGGTTCTATATGAAATTAACAAACAACTCGCAAAATGGATGGACAGACTGGAATGTACAATCCACAGGTGTTTTAGTAAAAATTTTGGATAAAACCTACGCCGGTGTTCTGTTTAACTTGTTTGATAACACTCTGTATTTAGTAATAGATGACGAAATCAACATTTTC contains these protein-coding regions:
- a CDS encoding STN domain-containing protein, producing the protein MRTIKLTILIVFTFFVIFDATVLALTANFSNIPLSEFLNYISSQEKLNFVYPSKLGNVPISVDLQNVDVETALRMVLLPLRFDYEKVSNDTYLIIDLSSYAHMPNYVSVYEPRYTDPKTLRVILQKIGIESFLLNGKLVYYTSTKNQLSQVADLLANLDVTESISSHMLLVKFSYFSLSEFHLLKEISAEDFGKILFKEKYKSLLQDTHYVLFNYSSEKQNSNLEEFSAREPSHESIPESILAKFEFNEHDIKVKLELLRKNESTILKVLNDLTESELPLSEITDGENLNETFENVVFLKSGNFVVGIQAYKIDARSLLINENTISMISNKDFRKVQSNVLQNSFEVTINASVTEVTIANENKRFYMKLTNNSQNGWTDWNVQSTGVLVKILDKTYAGVLFNLFDNTLYLVIDDEINIFKQFSLTPRILFNVNSGSFSTSIGSEFSLSLSGVSVLISGRISKDSSAITPIFNFKAALGFKSGLIEYWVGVNLEDNRIGFYGAIKW